The Megalopta genalis isolate 19385.01 chromosome 9, iyMegGena1_principal, whole genome shotgun sequence genome includes a window with the following:
- the LOC117224779 gene encoding uncharacterized protein LOC117224779 has product MDIWFPTISPSPPKTTSITKINTVKSSIPETTARIADLTFVFFGVNLNFFMIAVILSKASMRTAMNFYIVSLACSNMVILIEPWQEIMNWFFSVDRILNMDYVCLISFDVSVITIGVLKFLLYVNVFRHDTSLGHALCKKRTAIKGILLIWSASIIELAIGLHIYDFYEGDMAEIYVWNTFMFFICPFLIFAMLDSLIFYNLMIFREIEGSWRSKELGCQIMLEIITLAFYFIRAPYRVARAINFIWPKLSCCTDSKREVLFFIAKSFPAIFSIIYMASSNEFHSALKVRCVISD; this is encoded by the exons ATGGATATTTGGTTTCCAACGATCTCCCCTTCGCCTCCTAAAACGACGAGTATCACGAAAATCAACACGGTGAAATCGAGCATCCCCGAAACCACGGCTCGAATCGCGGACCTGACGTTCGTCTTTTTCGGAGTCAACCTGAACTTCTTCATGATAGCGGTGATACTATCGAAAGCTTCGATGAGAACAGCCATGAATTTCTACATCGTCAGCCTGGCCTGTTCGAACATGGTGATCCTGATCGAACCGTGGCAAGAAATAATGAATTGGTTCTTCTCCGTCGACAGGATATTGAACATGGATTACGTCTGTCTGATAAGCTTCGACGTTTCCGTGATAACTATAGGTGTGCTGAAATTTCTCCTCTACGTCAACGTGTTCCGGCATGACACGTCATTGGGGCACGCGTTGTGCAAGAAACGAACGGCGATCAAAGGGATCTTGTTGATTTGGTCGGCCAGCATCATTGAATTAGCGATCGGCCTGCATATATACGACTTCTACGAGGGCGACATGGCCGAAATTTACGTTTGGAACACGTTCATGTTCTTCATTTGCCCGTTTCTCATATTCGCTATGCTCGACAGCCTGATCTTCTACAATCTGATGATATTCAGGGAGATCGAGGGATCGTGGCGGTCGAAAGAATTAGGATGCCAAATCATGCTAG AGATCATCACACTGGCTTTCTATTTTATTCGTGCGCCATACCGAGTTGCCAGGGCGATAAATTTCATTTGGCCGAAACTGTCGTGTTGCACGGACAGTAAGAGAGAGGTGCTTTTCTTCATTGCCAAGAGTTTCCCAGCGATCTTTTCCATCATTTATATGGCATCGTCGAACGAATTTCACAGTGCTCTTAAGGTTCGTTGTGTAATCTCTGATTAA